One window of Triticum dicoccoides isolate Atlit2015 ecotype Zavitan chromosome 5A, WEW_v2.0, whole genome shotgun sequence genomic DNA carries:
- the LOC119297654 gene encoding uncharacterized protein LOC119297654 has translation MPASLPRRSHHRVVLLDRSRAVTVPSSDPHPCSSSPLSTSGALPTRVPASALSRGGRPRLATPRRRRASTATPARTLPGSPVPDPFFKHGRRPSSLGTSSIGSASLLLEPHNPSASDEPGTNASLELCRGSSRADRPELQSATPLAGFEPRHLPALSSARSGRFPSTLSPRPLPLSSPLPWLCSCSVSSGTRTAVARLASVDRGEG, from the exons ATGCCCGCCTCTCTGCCTCGCAGGAGTCACCACCGTGTTGTGTTGCTGGACAGGAGCCGAGCCGTCACCGTCCCGTCGTCAGACCCCCATCCATGCAGCTCCTCGCCGTTGTCAACTTCCGGCGCTCTGCCAACGAGAGTTCCGGCCTCTGCTTTGAGCAGAGGAGGACGCCCGCGTCTCGCCACACCTCGACGCCGGCGCGCCTCCACAGCTACACCGGCCAGAACCTTACCTGGGAGCCCCGTCCCCGATCCCTTCTTCAAGcatggccgccgcccgtcttctttAGGCACGAGCTCCATCGGGTCCGCCTCCCTGCTGTTGGAGCCCCACAACCCCAGCGCTTCGGACGAACCAGGGACGAACGCCTCGCTGGAGCTCTGCAG GGGCTCATCGCGCGCCGACCGTCCCGAGCTCCAATCCGCGACTCCCCTTGCTGGATTTGAACCCAGGCACCTCCCCGCGCTCAGTTCCGCCCGTTCCGGCCGGTTCCCGTCGACCCTGTCGCCAAGACCCTTGCCGTTGTCTTCTCCATTGCCATGGCTCTGCTCCTGTTCTGTTTCTTCAGGAACGAGAACAGCAGTAGCTCGTCTCGCAAGCGTCGACCGAGGAGAGGGCTAG